Proteins from one Prosthecobacter sp. genomic window:
- a CDS encoding sulfite exporter TauE/SafE family protein, which translates to MPWLTEHTLLPADTWMLVLATLGAMCIGMSKAGLSGTSTLNVVLMAKIFGAKESVGVILPMLIAADFMGYFLNRKGGTWRRILPILPPAIVGVVVGWVLLGKFDNAMARIVIGWIIIALLIFNWVLNKRRQDFIALTEHQGFTWTMGFLAGVVTMLANAAGPVMTVYLLAQHLEKKEHLGVFSRYFLFVNLFKVPFSTDLGIINSKSLMTNLTLMPGVVLGVFLGWWILKRLPQQLFENVLFWLTAFAAVWLIRG; encoded by the coding sequence ATGCCCTGGCTCACCGAACACACCCTTCTGCCCGCCGATACCTGGATGCTCGTGTTGGCGACGCTGGGAGCCATGTGCATCGGGATGTCGAAGGCCGGGTTGTCGGGCACCTCGACACTAAATGTCGTTTTGATGGCGAAGATCTTCGGTGCGAAGGAATCGGTGGGCGTGATCCTGCCCATGCTCATCGCGGCGGACTTCATGGGCTACTTCCTGAATCGCAAGGGCGGCACCTGGCGGCGCATCCTGCCGATCCTGCCTCCGGCCATCGTGGGCGTGGTCGTCGGCTGGGTGCTGCTTGGCAAATTCGACAACGCCATGGCCCGCATCGTCATCGGCTGGATCATCATCGCGCTCCTCATCTTCAACTGGGTGCTCAACAAGCGGCGGCAGGACTTCATCGCTCTCACCGAGCACCAAGGCTTCACTTGGACGATGGGGTTTCTCGCCGGCGTCGTGACCATGCTCGCGAATGCCGCTGGTCCTGTGATGACCGTTTACCTCCTCGCCCAGCACTTGGAGAAAAAAGAGCATCTCGGCGTCTTCAGCCGCTACTTCCTCTTTGTGAACCTCTTCAAAGTGCCCTTCAGCACCGACCTGGGCATCATCAACTCAAAGTCGCTCATGACCAACCTCACGCTGATGCCCGGCGTGGTGCTTGGCGTGTTTCTGGGCTGGTGGATTCTCAAACGCCTGCCACAGCAGCTCTTTGAGAATGTTCTCTTCTGGCTCACCGCGTTTGCCGCCGTGTGGTTGATTCGTGGTTAG
- a CDS encoding PVC-type heme-binding CxxCH protein, whose amino-acid sequence MKSPIAFLASISLACAADFPALYNSEPGNPSPMSPQEALKALKLPEGFKATLFAAEPDVQNPIGMAWDARGRMWVAENYTYAERAKRFDLGLKDRVIILEDKDWDGVAETRKVFTEDVQMLTSVEVGRGGVWLMCPPRVLFIPDANGDDIPDGEPEVVLDGFTVAKDNYHNFANGLRFGPDGWLYGRCGHSCPGKLGIPGTPDEQRIPMKGGIWRFHPEKKIVEVLTHGTTNPWGHDWDQNGEMFFINTVTGHLWHLIHGAHLMDSNTLNPLVYEKLDTIADHYHYDRSGSWTESRDGKANSLGGGHAHIGMMIYQGDQWPAKYRNKLFTLNMHGRRANVERLERNGSGYVGKHEPDVFLSDDPWFRGIEISTGPDGSGFILDWSDTGECHDSTGIHRTSGRIFRVSYGEPKKPTFDYWAGPLHENLDRLLHDPNVWFERMIRLGMIGSGTEPSWVSTKLRAFLRSDDSSTSAKLRALWMLHSMGELSPSQFLEDKDEHLRVWAIRFLTESWPLDRITGPTSNAFYPDNAEALVAFIKMAKDDKSAFVRLQLASVLQRLPVIKRPLLAKALLSHTEDANDPFLSHMVWFGISPLAKYESVGLVALAKDCQWPKVTRWIARSLATQPEMLNMLLVINRSDEVLEGMSEAFKGLRKAPKPANWDQVIATSKSPLIRDLSILFGDGRALDDVKKIALDDKADIQARESALKTLIEARPDDLRSICTQLLDVRTLNTTAARGLAQFDDPEIGKQLAKSYRKFATSIMDTLVSRPAFAQAMLAEMTVGKIPRSDLTAFHARQIRSFNDESLTKQLTEAWGELRESAADKKQLIEKVKAQLTPDSLAKANLSQGRMLFTAVCGACHVMYGQGGKIGPDLTGSGRSNIDYLLENIADPSGVVSADFRMSLLTHKDGRILSGVIAESNDRTLTLRTVTETLTLDRADITKQETSPMSMMPEGLFLALQPDMVRDLIAYLMHPVQVSMPK is encoded by the coding sequence ATGAAGTCTCCAATCGCTTTTCTTGCCTCTATTTCTCTCGCCTGCGCCGCCGATTTCCCCGCGCTCTACAACAGCGAGCCGGGCAATCCTTCGCCCATGTCACCGCAGGAGGCTTTGAAAGCGCTCAAACTGCCGGAGGGCTTCAAGGCCACGCTCTTCGCCGCCGAGCCGGATGTGCAAAATCCCATCGGCATGGCCTGGGATGCGCGCGGGCGCATGTGGGTGGCGGAAAACTACACCTACGCCGAGCGGGCGAAGCGTTTCGACCTCGGCTTGAAGGACCGCGTCATCATTCTCGAAGACAAGGATTGGGATGGAGTCGCCGAGACGCGCAAAGTCTTCACCGAGGACGTGCAGATGCTCACCAGCGTCGAAGTCGGTCGCGGTGGTGTTTGGCTGATGTGTCCGCCACGGGTGCTCTTCATTCCCGATGCGAATGGCGACGACATCCCCGATGGTGAACCCGAAGTCGTGCTCGATGGCTTCACCGTCGCCAAGGACAACTACCACAACTTCGCCAACGGTCTGCGCTTTGGCCCCGACGGCTGGCTCTACGGCCGCTGCGGCCACTCCTGCCCCGGCAAGCTCGGCATTCCCGGCACACCGGACGAGCAACGCATTCCGATGAAAGGCGGCATCTGGCGCTTCCATCCCGAAAAGAAAATCGTCGAAGTGCTCACACACGGCACCACCAACCCCTGGGGCCACGACTGGGACCAAAACGGCGAGATGTTCTTCATCAACACCGTCACTGGCCACCTCTGGCACCTCATCCACGGTGCGCATCTTATGGATTCGAACACGCTGAATCCGCTCGTGTATGAAAAGCTCGACACCATCGCCGACCACTACCACTACGACCGCAGCGGAAGCTGGACCGAAAGCCGCGATGGCAAGGCGAACAGCCTCGGCGGCGGCCACGCGCACATCGGCATGATGATTTATCAGGGAGATCAATGGCCCGCAAAGTATCGCAACAAGCTCTTCACGCTGAACATGCACGGCCGCCGTGCCAATGTGGAGCGTCTGGAGCGCAACGGCAGCGGCTACGTCGGCAAACACGAGCCCGATGTCTTCCTCAGCGACGACCCCTGGTTCCGCGGCATCGAAATCAGCACCGGCCCCGACGGCAGCGGCTTCATCCTCGACTGGAGCGACACCGGCGAGTGCCACGACTCCACCGGCATCCACCGCACCAGCGGTCGCATCTTCCGCGTGAGCTATGGGGAACCGAAGAAGCCAACATTCGACTACTGGGCAGGACCTCTTCACGAGAACTTGGATCGCTTGCTGCATGACCCGAATGTGTGGTTCGAACGTATGATCCGGCTCGGCATGATCGGCTCGGGGACGGAGCCTTCCTGGGTTTCCACGAAGCTTCGAGCTTTTCTCAGAAGTGATGACAGCTCTACGTCTGCGAAGCTTCGTGCCTTGTGGATGCTGCACTCGATGGGTGAACTAAGCCCAAGTCAATTTCTCGAAGACAAGGATGAGCACCTGCGTGTCTGGGCTATTCGCTTCTTAACTGAATCTTGGCCTCTCGATAGAATTACAGGTCCCACTAGCAATGCGTTCTATCCAGACAACGCAGAGGCGCTGGTTGCCTTCATCAAAATGGCCAAGGACGACAAATCCGCCTTCGTGCGCCTTCAGCTCGCCAGTGTGCTTCAGCGGCTTCCCGTCATCAAACGGCCTCTTCTCGCCAAAGCGCTGCTTTCGCACACTGAAGACGCGAACGACCCGTTTTTATCCCACATGGTCTGGTTCGGCATCTCGCCGCTTGCGAAGTATGAGTCCGTCGGACTCGTCGCTCTGGCGAAGGATTGCCAATGGCCCAAAGTGACGCGTTGGATCGCCCGCAGCCTCGCCACGCAGCCGGAGATGCTGAACATGCTTCTCGTCATCAACAGATCCGACGAAGTCCTCGAAGGCATGTCCGAAGCCTTCAAAGGCCTGCGCAAGGCTCCGAAGCCCGCGAACTGGGATCAGGTAATTGCCACCTCGAAATCACCGCTCATCCGCGATCTCAGCATCCTTTTCGGCGACGGCCGTGCGCTCGATGACGTGAAAAAAATCGCCCTCGATGACAAAGCGGACATCCAAGCTCGCGAATCCGCCCTCAAGACACTCATCGAAGCCCGCCCGGACGATCTGCGCTCGATTTGCACCCAGCTTCTCGACGTTCGCACACTCAACACCACCGCCGCACGCGGCCTGGCGCAGTTCGACGATCCGGAGATCGGCAAACAGCTCGCCAAAAGCTACCGCAAATTCGCCACCAGCATCATGGACACGCTCGTCTCACGTCCCGCCTTCGCCCAAGCCATGCTCGCCGAGATGACCGTCGGAAAAATCCCGCGCAGCGACCTGACCGCCTTCCACGCCCGCCAGATTCGCTCCTTCAATGACGAGTCGCTCACGAAACAGCTCACCGAAGCCTGGGGCGAGCTGCGTGAATCAGCCGCCGATAAAAAACAGCTCATCGAGAAAGTGAAGGCACAGCTCACGCCCGACTCGCTCGCCAAAGCGAACCTGAGCCAGGGCCGCATGCTCTTCACCGCCGTCTGCGGTGCCTGCCACGTCATGTATGGCCAGGGCGGCAAGATCGGCCCCGATTTGACCGGCTCAGGCCGCTCAAACATCGACTACCTGCTCGAAAACATCGCCGATCCCAGCGGCGTGGTCAGCGCCGACTTCCGCATGAGCCTCCTCACGCACAAAGATGGCCGCATCCTCAGCGGCGTCATCGCCGAATCGAACGACCGCACACTCACCTTGCGCACCGTGACCGAAACCTTGACCCTTGACCGCGCCGACATCACCAAACAAGAAACGTCCCCCATGTCGATGATGCCCGAAGGCCTGTTCCTCGCCCTTCAACCGGACATGGTGCGCGATCTCATCGCCTACCTCATGCATCCCGTGCAGGTGTCGATGCCCAAGTGA
- a CDS encoding DUF4013 domain-containing protein has translation MSEPPPLPPPLPVEAVSAPSPEVKQGFFQRVASALDWLFGLVALIALLAACSVIPVLNFLSLGYLLHVSGTIARTGRIRDGFIGVRKAAVIGSIVAGIWIVVWPARLVSGFWKDAEIIAPGSSTSQAWHVGLVLVIVITLAHIAWACIRGGKLRHFLWPQPLRFLRWLKAPEKFRNLHHMITSYMIGLRLPFYFWLGLRGFVGALAWLIVPVGILLAATRLPVGGSILLSLFGGLLLLLVAIHLPFLQAHFAQTDRFGAMFELREVRRLFLRAPLAFWLALLITLLFAIPLYLLKIELTPRELAWLPSLLFVIFIFPARILTGWAMSRAKRYEQPRHWFPRWLARLGIVPIGLAYVLVVYLTPYLSWNGALSLLEQHAFLVPAPLMAL, from the coding sequence ATGTCCGAACCTCCCCCGTTGCCGCCGCCCCTGCCTGTTGAGGCAGTCTCAGCGCCATCACCCGAGGTAAAGCAGGGATTCTTCCAGCGCGTCGCCTCCGCGCTGGACTGGCTGTTCGGCCTCGTGGCACTGATCGCCCTGCTGGCGGCTTGCTCGGTCATTCCGGTGCTCAATTTCCTGAGTCTCGGCTATCTGCTGCATGTGAGCGGCACCATCGCCCGCACGGGCCGCATCCGCGATGGTTTCATCGGCGTGCGCAAGGCTGCGGTCATCGGCAGCATCGTCGCGGGCATCTGGATCGTCGTATGGCCAGCCCGACTCGTCTCCGGCTTTTGGAAAGACGCTGAAATCATCGCGCCAGGCAGTTCCACTTCTCAAGCGTGGCATGTGGGACTCGTTCTCGTCATTGTCATCACGCTGGCGCACATCGCCTGGGCGTGCATTCGCGGCGGCAAGCTGCGCCACTTCCTCTGGCCGCAGCCGCTGCGTTTCCTGCGCTGGCTCAAAGCGCCGGAGAAGTTCCGCAATCTCCATCACATGATCACCAGCTACATGATCGGCCTGCGGCTGCCTTTTTACTTCTGGCTTGGCCTGCGCGGTTTTGTGGGAGCACTGGCGTGGCTGATCGTGCCTGTCGGCATTCTGCTGGCCGCCACCCGTCTGCCGGTGGGTGGATCCATCCTGCTCTCGCTGTTCGGCGGACTGCTCCTGCTGCTCGTGGCGATTCATCTGCCTTTCTTGCAGGCACACTTCGCACAAACCGACCGCTTCGGCGCCATGTTCGAGTTGCGTGAGGTGCGCCGCCTGTTTCTCCGCGCACCGCTCGCGTTCTGGCTCGCGCTGCTCATCACGCTGCTGTTCGCCATCCCGTTGTATTTGCTCAAGATCGAACTCACGCCCCGCGAGCTCGCCTGGCTGCCGAGCCTGCTCTTTGTGATCTTCATCTTCCCAGCCCGCATCCTCACCGGCTGGGCCATGAGCCGGGCGAAACGCTACGAACAGCCGCGCCACTGGTTCCCGCGCTGGCTCGCACGCCTCGGCATCGTGCCCATCGGCCTCGCTTATGTGCTTGTGGTGTATCTAACGCCCTATTTGTCCTGGAACGGTGCCCTCAGCCTGCTGGAGCAGCACGCCTTCCTCGTCCCTGCGCCTCTGATGGCGTTGTGA
- a CDS encoding S8 family serine peptidase encodes MKIADELVGRANDDGGLSVQSSSATVVEGLQRLVTAHDLRFRRVQTVSDAQLADLTERAARNSGAAQPDLAADVEVIASENSRAAIIALARELHALPEIEYAELESQDQPPPPPAADVAPVTPLLVSNQTYRGASTGVNVDYVWNTFGVRGDGSLRVTDCEYQYNPDHEDLSGLVQMQPNLVSMYTGFGDDHGTAVVGIIASGWNSYGTTGSMPECVTRFYPEFSTLTTGHQSRSACVTAAIAASASGDIVVLEMQANGPATGTTDYVMAEIDISVWNAVRVGTDAGIITVAAAGNGNQNLDDSALFSAYNARGDSGAIIVGGGSSARAKLSFSTYGTRVNVQGWGGGVFTTGYGAYATYGSDPNQEYTSGFSGTSSATPVVASAVALLQSVAIKLLGIRLSPGELRSILVNTGRPQTGAGAATTPIGPLPELEAAVAALLAAHPPTFSTLESWGHYHLATPTPDLAADVDQDGSPALLEYVLGTDPKTQSAADRSRHPHVSLAAPGGGPSVLALDFHQPATRTAAMWVVQQSDSLLTNSWQDLVHGVNGVTITRTGDTIQVTLPATAQKFLRLKVTAN; translated from the coding sequence GTGAAAATCGCCGATGAACTCGTGGGCCGCGCCAATGATGACGGTGGTCTCAGCGTCCAAAGCTCCAGCGCCACGGTGGTCGAGGGTCTCCAACGGCTCGTTACCGCGCATGATCTGCGCTTCCGCCGTGTGCAAACGGTGAGTGATGCGCAACTGGCGGATCTCACCGAGCGCGCCGCCCGTAACAGCGGTGCCGCCCAGCCTGACCTCGCGGCGGATGTGGAGGTCATTGCGTCTGAAAACTCACGTGCGGCAATCATCGCCCTGGCCCGTGAGCTTCATGCCCTGCCAGAGATCGAGTACGCCGAGCTTGAATCTCAGGATCAACCACCGCCGCCGCCCGCCGCCGACGTTGCGCCCGTCACTCCACTGCTCGTGAGCAACCAGACTTACCGGGGTGCCAGCACTGGCGTCAATGTGGACTATGTCTGGAACACCTTTGGCGTCCGTGGTGATGGCAGCCTCCGTGTCACTGACTGCGAGTATCAATACAACCCCGATCACGAAGACCTCAGCGGGCTGGTGCAGATGCAGCCGAACCTCGTCTCAATGTACACCGGCTTTGGCGATGATCATGGCACTGCGGTGGTGGGCATCATAGCCTCAGGCTGGAACAGCTACGGCACCACCGGCAGCATGCCTGAATGTGTGACTCGTTTTTATCCTGAATTTTCCACGCTCACCACCGGCCATCAGAGCCGCTCAGCCTGTGTCACAGCGGCCATCGCCGCCTCCGCCAGCGGAGACATCGTGGTGCTGGAAATGCAGGCAAATGGCCCCGCCACTGGAACCACGGACTATGTCATGGCTGAGATCGACATCAGTGTGTGGAATGCTGTCCGGGTGGGCACGGACGCGGGCATCATCACCGTCGCCGCCGCTGGCAACGGCAACCAAAACCTCGATGACAGCGCTCTTTTCAGTGCGTACAACGCACGTGGTGACAGCGGGGCCATCATCGTGGGCGGAGGCAGCAGCGCGCGGGCAAAGCTGAGCTTCAGCACCTATGGCACGCGCGTGAATGTGCAGGGCTGGGGCGGTGGAGTCTTCACCACGGGCTATGGTGCCTACGCCACTTATGGCTCGGACCCCAATCAAGAGTACACCTCGGGATTCAGCGGCACCAGTTCCGCCACGCCCGTCGTCGCTTCCGCCGTGGCGTTGCTGCAGTCCGTTGCCATCAAGCTTCTCGGCATTAGACTCTCACCGGGAGAGTTGCGCAGCATCTTGGTAAACACAGGCCGCCCGCAAACCGGTGCTGGCGCTGCCACCACGCCCATCGGGCCGCTGCCAGAACTTGAGGCGGCTGTCGCCGCGCTTTTAGCCGCTCATCCTCCCACTTTCTCCACACTGGAAAGCTGGGGGCACTACCACCTTGCCACACCCACACCGGATCTTGCTGCGGACGTCGATCAAGATGGCTCACCGGCCCTTTTGGAATATGTCCTGGGCACCGACCCAAAAACACAGTCTGCCGCAGATCGCTCACGCCATCCCCACGTCAGCCTGGCTGCTCCTGGCGGAGGACCGTCCGTTCTGGCGCTCGACTTTCACCAGCCTGCCACCCGCACCGCTGCCATGTGGGTCGTGCAGCAATCCGACTCACTGCTGACGAACTCCTGGCAGGATCTGGTTCATGGAGTGAATGGCGTCACCATCACACGTACGGGCGATACCATTCAGGTCACGTTGCCCGCCACTGCTCAAAAGTTTCTTCGTCTCAAAGTCACGGCCAACTGA
- a CDS encoding DUF1501 domain-containing protein, with product MNSSHDPHCGCNSHDHINRRALLKGAVGITGLSWLTPLGDLLAMEAEKAPSGKPARSVILLWLGGAASQLDTFDPHPATKIGGGVKTIPTAIKGVDFVSGLEQTASVMQDVSLIRSMVSKEGDHERAFYNIKTGYRPDPTLIHPSIGAIVCHELPAAKIEIPTHVSILPNQWPARGGFFGAQFDAFQMYDPKYPVPDVKARVEDKRMDRRLESLSVVERAFAQGRAPDIDQTKTLHQVSMQRARSMMTSDQLNAFNVSDVPAKELNAYGDTPFGRGCLAAVRLIQAGVRCVEVTLNGWDTHANNFEGQATQVKILDAAYASLIRDLKRLGLLESTIVVCGGEFGRTPKINNVGGRDHWPHGFSMLVAGGGFAGGRVIGSTDPEGVKKEPEKPVFVEDLHATVQDLLGIDYSREVMTPIGRPMALSKGDVVEELKA from the coding sequence ATGAACTCGTCTCACGATCCCCATTGCGGCTGCAACAGCCACGATCACATCAACCGTCGCGCCTTGCTGAAAGGCGCTGTGGGCATCACCGGCCTCTCCTGGCTCACGCCCTTGGGCGATCTGCTGGCCATGGAGGCTGAAAAAGCTCCAAGCGGCAAGCCTGCGCGCTCGGTGATCTTGCTCTGGCTCGGTGGAGCAGCCAGCCAGCTTGACACCTTTGATCCGCATCCTGCCACGAAGATCGGCGGTGGCGTCAAAACGATCCCGACGGCGATCAAGGGCGTGGATTTTGTCTCCGGCCTCGAACAAACCGCCAGTGTGATGCAGGACGTGTCGCTCATTCGTTCCATGGTGAGCAAGGAGGGTGATCACGAGCGGGCGTTTTACAACATCAAGACCGGCTACCGGCCCGATCCCACGCTCATTCATCCCAGCATCGGCGCCATCGTCTGCCACGAACTGCCGGCGGCGAAGATCGAGATTCCCACGCATGTCTCCATTTTGCCGAATCAATGGCCGGCGCGCGGCGGCTTCTTCGGCGCACAGTTTGATGCCTTCCAGATGTACGATCCCAAGTATCCCGTGCCGGATGTGAAGGCCCGCGTGGAAGACAAACGCATGGATCGTCGGCTGGAGAGCCTCAGCGTCGTCGAGCGTGCCTTCGCGCAGGGGCGTGCGCCGGACATTGATCAAACCAAGACACTGCACCAGGTTTCGATGCAGCGGGCGCGCAGCATGATGACTTCGGATCAGTTGAATGCCTTCAATGTCAGCGATGTTCCGGCCAAGGAACTCAACGCGTATGGCGACACACCCTTCGGTCGCGGCTGTCTCGCGGCGGTGCGTCTGATTCAAGCCGGTGTGCGCTGTGTGGAAGTCACGCTCAACGGCTGGGACACGCACGCGAACAATTTTGAAGGTCAGGCCACGCAAGTGAAGATCCTCGACGCTGCTTACGCCTCGTTGATTCGTGATTTGAAACGCCTCGGCCTGCTGGAGAGCACGATCGTCGTCTGCGGCGGTGAATTTGGCCGCACGCCGAAGATCAACAACGTCGGTGGCCGTGACCACTGGCCGCATGGCTTCAGCATGCTCGTGGCGGGCGGCGGCTTCGCCGGTGGTCGTGTCATTGGTTCCACAGATCCCGAAGGTGTGAAGAAGGAGCCGGAAAAGCCGGTCTTCGTCGAAGATCTGCACGCCACAGTGCAGGACTTGCTGGGAATCGACTACAGCAGGGAAGTCATGACTCCGATCGGCCGTCCGATGGCGCTGAGCAAGGGCGATGTGGTGGAGGAACTGAAGGCTTGA
- the galE gene encoding UDP-glucose 4-epimerase GalE: MSQGTLLITGGAGYIGSHTVRHLLEQNERVVVLDNLVFGHREALPLDRVTFIEGELADAALMELIFAEHKPEAVLHFAAFAYVGESVTDPLKYYRNNLAAPLTLLEAMQRHGCKRFIFSSTCASYGDPVRIPIDESHPQSPVNPYGASKWMLERVLRDCGHAWGLKSVFLRYFNASGCHPSGEIGEDHDPETHLIPRVLMAATGEIENITVFGTDYATPDGTCIRDYIHVCDLASAHALALNYLRGGGDTIAVNLGTGRGFSVKEIIATAEAVTGKKIPVNYGPRRAGDPSELIANPSRAKEILHWQAIHLDPREHIESAWKWMSGARGGRYAD, from the coding sequence ATGTCTCAAGGAACCCTTCTCATCACCGGCGGCGCCGGTTACATCGGCTCACACACCGTACGCCACCTGCTGGAGCAAAACGAACGCGTCGTCGTCCTCGACAACCTCGTCTTCGGACACCGCGAAGCATTGCCGTTGGACCGTGTCACCTTCATTGAGGGTGAACTTGCCGATGCCGCGCTCATGGAGCTCATCTTCGCCGAGCACAAGCCGGAGGCCGTCCTGCACTTCGCGGCGTTCGCCTATGTCGGCGAGTCCGTCACCGATCCGCTCAAATACTACCGCAACAACCTTGCCGCACCGCTCACACTGCTGGAGGCCATGCAGCGTCACGGCTGCAAACGTTTCATCTTTTCCTCCACCTGCGCCAGCTATGGCGACCCCGTTCGCATCCCCATCGACGAGTCACATCCGCAATCCCCGGTGAATCCCTACGGTGCCTCCAAGTGGATGCTGGAGCGCGTGCTGCGCGATTGCGGACATGCCTGGGGCCTCAAGTCCGTCTTCCTGCGTTACTTCAACGCCAGCGGCTGCCACCCAAGCGGCGAGATCGGCGAGGATCACGATCCCGAGACCCATCTCATCCCGCGTGTCCTGATGGCCGCCACAGGCGAGATCGAAAACATCACCGTTTTCGGCACCGACTACGCCACACCCGACGGCACCTGCATCCGTGACTACATCCACGTTTGCGACCTCGCCTCAGCCCATGCTTTAGCCTTGAATTACCTTCGTGGGGGCGGCGACACCATTGCCGTAAACCTCGGCACCGGCCGCGGCTTCAGCGTCAAAGAAATCATCGCCACGGCCGAGGCGGTCACCGGCAAAAAAATCCCTGTGAATTACGGTCCGCGGCGCGCGGGCGATCCTTCCGAGCTCATCGCCAATCCGTCGCGGGCGAAGGAAATCCTTCATTGGCAGGCAATTCATCTCGATCCGCGTGAGCATATCGAGAGCGCGTGGAAATGGATGAGCGGTGCTCGCGGCGGGCGATATGCAGATTGA
- a CDS encoding DUF1553 domain-containing protein — translation MNSAPPSSSWLLRLRNAVILAGLVAGAVWGVVELLRPPVGKVSSDVGLPKAKLEDVLQAAQKVNADFEKSWVPKQFQPTSKADDLTLVRRLSLALTGSIPSLQEIRTLESVKGMDITQWWLTQMFADRRASDYLAERLVRVYVGIENGPFLIYRRRRLVEWLSEALQKNRPYDQIARALIDSKGVWTTSPEVNFITVTNQMNNKGPDETKLAARVSRAFLGVQMDCVQCHDGKLGSTWKQTDFHKLAAYFGQTDFELTGMRDDPKQEYKFRYLGQTEEEVVPAMVPWKPELLPQKGGPRDRLARWVTAKENKAFARTLVNRMWALLFNRPLITPVDDIPLEGPFPAGMETLADDLIAHDFDLQRLIRVIAATRVFQQSSRSADPSHPVTEEAEKAWAAFPVTRLRPEQMAGSVIQASSLSTIDAETHVLFRIKRDLDVANFVKRYGDSGEDNFEDAGGTIPQRLLLMNGNMISNNTNSNPLINASTRIGMLAPDNATAVEAAYLSIFTRRPTVEEADHFTGLLATVKSNNSRSNAMSDLYWTLMNATEFSWNH, via the coding sequence ATGAACTCCGCCCCTCCTTCCTCAAGCTGGCTGCTCCGGCTGCGCAATGCCGTGATTCTGGCCGGACTGGTGGCGGGAGCAGTGTGGGGCGTGGTGGAACTGCTGCGGCCGCCGGTGGGGAAGGTTTCGAGTGATGTGGGTTTGCCGAAGGCGAAGCTGGAGGACGTTTTGCAGGCGGCGCAGAAGGTGAACGCTGACTTTGAGAAGTCTTGGGTGCCAAAGCAGTTCCAACCGACCTCGAAGGCAGATGATCTCACGCTTGTGCGTCGCCTGTCGCTGGCGCTGACGGGCAGCATTCCGTCGTTGCAGGAAATTCGGACGCTGGAGTCGGTGAAGGGCATGGACATCACGCAGTGGTGGCTCACGCAGATGTTTGCGGATCGTCGTGCGAGCGACTATCTCGCCGAGCGGCTGGTGCGCGTCTATGTAGGCATCGAAAATGGGCCGTTTTTGATTTATCGTCGTCGTCGGCTGGTAGAGTGGCTGAGCGAGGCGCTGCAAAAAAACCGGCCCTACGATCAAATCGCCCGTGCTTTGATCGACTCGAAGGGCGTGTGGACGACGAGTCCGGAAGTGAACTTCATCACGGTGACGAACCAGATGAACAACAAAGGCCCCGACGAGACCAAGCTGGCTGCTCGTGTGAGTCGCGCCTTCCTCGGCGTGCAGATGGACTGCGTGCAGTGCCATGACGGCAAGCTCGGCAGCACCTGGAAGCAGACGGATTTCCACAAACTGGCCGCGTATTTCGGCCAGACGGACTTTGAGCTGACCGGAATGCGCGACGACCCGAAGCAAGAGTACAAATTCCGCTACCTCGGCCAGACGGAGGAGGAGGTTGTGCCGGCGATGGTGCCGTGGAAGCCGGAGTTGCTGCCGCAGAAGGGCGGTCCGCGCGACCGGCTGGCCCGGTGGGTGACGGCGAAGGAGAACAAGGCCTTCGCACGCACTCTCGTGAACCGCATGTGGGCGCTGCTATTCAACCGGCCATTGATCACACCGGTGGATGACATCCCGCTCGAAGGGCCGTTCCCGGCGGGCATGGAGACGCTGGCGGATGATTTGATCGCACATGACTTCGATTTGCAGCGCTTGATCCGGGTCATCGCTGCCACGCGGGTGTTTCAGCAGTCGAGTCGCTCGGCTGATCCATCGCATCCGGTGACGGAAGAGGCGGAAAAGGCCTGGGCGGCGTTTCCTGTGACGCGTTTGCGGCCGGAGCAGATGGCGGGCAGTGTCATCCAGGCATCTTCACTGAGCACGATTGACGCGGAGACGCATGTGCTGTTTCGCATCAAGCGTGATCTCGATGTGGCGAATTTTGTGAAACGCTACGGCGATTCCGGCGAGGACAACTTCGAAGATGCTGGCGGCACGATTCCGCAGCGGCTGCTGCTCATGAATGGCAACATGATCAGCAACAACACCAACAGCAATCCGCTGATCAATGCCAGCACCCGCATCGGCATGCTGGCACCTGACAATGCCACGGCTGTGGAAGCGGCTTATCTCTCCATCTTCACGCGCCGACCCACTGTGGAGGAGGCGGATCACTTCACCGGCCTTCTCGCCACCGTCAAAAGCAACAACTCGCGCAGCAATGCGATGTCCGATCTCTACTGGACACTCATGAACGCCACCGAGTTTTCCTGGAATCATTGA